The Gloeomargarita sp. SKYB120 DNA segment AATTGCCAACAGAAAATACCCAAACCCTTTTTGCAAGTGGGCCGGATGGATAAACTGCGCCAAATAAGCTCCTGCCACTGTTCCGATGCCGGCCAAAAGCGTGAAATTGACCGTCAAATGCCAGTCCAGATGCACATGCCCTAGATAACCCGCTAAACCGGCTAGGGAATT contains these protein-coding regions:
- a CDS encoding sulfite exporter TauE/SafE family protein; amino-acid sequence: NSLAGLAGYLGHVHLDWHLTVNFTLLAGIGTVAGAYLAQFIHPAHLQKGFGYFLLAIAALVLWQNQQPRKQSYVPLVAPAARANPFGPSAGG